A part of Bacillus rossius redtenbacheri isolate Brsri chromosome 1, Brsri_v3, whole genome shotgun sequence genomic DNA contains:
- the LOC134527360 gene encoding tigger transposable element-derived protein 6-like, protein MLKELDKGKKQVEVAKSYGVAATTVSTIVKDRAKIEKMYDESLFDCDRKRLRSGDHQGLEEALNKWLKETRSKNVPVNGPMLQAKAKQFALLMDITDFQASSGWLHRFRERHGISWKVVCGEDKDADTEAANQWKEEKLEIIFKSYSMDDIFNADETAFFYKLLPNRTMAYKGEKCTGGKKAKERKSGIVNCNADEITATSSDQDASQTAAAAQTCETNDIDPQVWQEVSASMQFDAVSFTDYASADNEIETTPGLTDSDIISEVIQSQSSKAESDDDSDCEELPVTATEAVLSPAAGATQTGDCSLTRLPAAFLPFPSQRWATV, encoded by the exons ATGCTTAAAGAACTGGATAAAGGTAAAAAGCAGGTTGAAGTTGCGAAGTCATACGGCGTTGCGGCGACGACTGTAAGTACAATTGTGAAAGACCgtgcaaaaattgaaaaaatgtacGACGAATCTTTGTTTGATTGTGACCGCAAAAGGCTTCGTTCCGGAGATCACCAAGGTCTAGAAGAAGCTTTGAACAAATGGTTGAAAGAAACTCGTTCAAAAAATGTTCCAGTAAATGGTCCCATGCTACAAGCAAAAGCAAAGCAATTTGCTTTGCTTATGGACATAACGGACTTCCAAGCCAGTTCAGGGTGGTTGCATCGCTTCCGGGAACGACATGGCATATCATGGAaagttgtgtgtggggaggataAGGATGCAGACACAGAGGCGGCAAACCAGTGGAAGGAAGAAAagctggaaataatttttaagtcttACTCAATGGATGATATTTTCAACGCTGATGAAACTGcttttttttacaagcttttgCCAAACAGAACAATGGCGTATAAAGGTGAGAAGTGCACTGGAGGAAAAAAAGCAAAGGAAAG GAAGTCTGGCATTGTAAACTGTAATGCTGATGAGATCACTGCAACATCATCAGACCAGGATGCAAGCCAGACTGCAGCTGCAGCACAAACATGTGAAACCAATGATATTGACCCCCAAGTATGGCAGGAAGTATCAGCCTCCATGCAGTTTGATGCTGTATCATTCACAGACTATGCCTCTGCTGATAACGAAATAGAAACAACACCAGGGTTGACCGACAGTGATATCATCAGTGAAGTCATTCAATCACAGTCATCAAAAGCTGAATCAGATGATGATTCTGACTGTGAAGAGCTACCTGTGACTGCAACGGAAGCTGTTCTGAGT CCGGCCGCCGGCGCCACGCAGACGGGCGACTGCTCACTCACTCGTCTGCCCGCCGCCTTCCTTCCCTTCCCATCCCAGCGCTGGGCTACCGTCTGA